From the Anguilla anguilla isolate fAngAng1 chromosome 6, fAngAng1.pri, whole genome shotgun sequence genome, one window contains:
- the tmem81 gene encoding transmembrane protein 81: protein MRCQWLWLFVGIWCLLSGPVSCAPTLPSADLEDLQSISSEVIVRRGPCSATCGLGLRTEEKCLLEGGGTPRDCHEHKVRCLLTWQCGLRTLTAPTGGAVVLDCLGEVTQAQGRFGFFLSWRYARGVVTTDDSLFARWHTPVLDQVTLDPLHEENAGTYRCDVQDSTHRMVKRVYFGVKVLPPDVIRLNFTKALSQWDITDKRLNPGPGPEPVYSYLTQRDMVLYSLTVAAVAAALIFLSLHYGCQRLTATAAVI from the coding sequence ATGAGGTGTCAGTGGCTCTGGTTGTTTGTTGGTATCTGGTGCCTGCTGAGCGGTCCTGTCTCGTGTGCCCccacactgccctctgctgaCCTGGAGGACCTGCAGTCCATCAGCTCAGAGGTCATTGTGCGCAGGGGTCCCTGCAGCGCCACCTGTGGGCTGGGGCTCCGCACAGAGGAGAAGTGTTTACTGGAAGGAGGTGGGACTCCCCGGGACTGTCACGAGCACAAGGTGCGGTGCCTGCTGACCTGGCAGTGTGGCCTGCGCACCCTCACCGCacccacagggggcgctgtggtgcTGGACTGTTTGGGCGAGGTGACGCAGGCTCAGGGCAGGTTTGGTTTCTTCCTCTCCTGGCGCTATGCCCGTGGAGTGGTCACCACCGATGACAGCCTTTTTGCCCGCTGGCACACGCCGGTGCTGGATCAGGTGACGCTGGACCCCCTGCATGAGGAAAATGCCGGAACCTACCGCTGTGACGTGCAGGACAGCACCCACCGCATGGTCAAAAGGGTGTACTTCGGGGTTAAGGTCCTGCCCCCAGATGTAATACGCCTGAACTTTACCAAAGCCCTCAGCCAATGGGATATCACAGACAAGAGGCTGAATCCAGGACCAGGACCGGAGCCTGTCTATTCCTATCTAACACAGAGGGACATGGTTCTGTACAGTTTGACTGTGGCAGCCGTAGCTGCGGCtctcatcttcctctctctccactaTGGCTGCCAGAGGCTCACTGCCACAGCAGCAGTGATATGA